In the genome of Impatiens glandulifera chromosome 6, dImpGla2.1, whole genome shotgun sequence, the window CAATATAATGAAGCAATTTGGGAGGAGACAATCTAACGAAGCAATACATCACTTCTTGAAAAAAAACTCCATCAAATTAGAGCAAATTATGTGCTAATTTAGATAGAGATATTGACCTGGTATAGAACATAGAACATGGTCATCAACTCATTGACGAATGTAATCACGTACTTGTTTATACAAAAATTTCCAATTGTCAATACTTTTTTCTTTAGACAAATTATAATGATGTGTAACTTTACACAAAATCgtaagtttataattaaataaatataaattcctACTTATCTTATTTCATtactcataataataataataataataataattaaatataaatttttagtttcattatcattaataataataataatatataattaatattttttaaattaaatattacagtaaaatctaaattttacgagtttattaCTACAGTAAAAActcaataaattaatactcgattatttaataaactctatgataatatttttggccGGTCCCGACTCGGAGATAGggtgctaaattaataattcgctaaaattataagataatatatttttgataatttctttagaccccatataaaatataaattaataattccttatatatagcatattacataaatgatttatgaaggtttcttgaaaaatgactcaattgtcttttgtttgttgaaatcaatttcCCCTTGAATGTCGTCTCTAATTTTCCTTAGCATGGTAAGAAATTCTGGTGTTGTTTTCTCATAgctcaaaaaaaattattcaatgtGATTGCCGCTTTAATAGCTTCGTTTTGCGAAGGGGGCTCCATTGTAgaactttcatcatcttcttcatcgatATCATCTTTATTAATTCCAATAACGCtttcaataatttcttcatcagTCAACAACTGTGCAACTACATTTTCTTCTGGGTAAGTCAGAACATCTTCGACATCCATTGCATTGCGATAACCCAACTCTTTGATCAAATTCTGGAGTTCTTGAGTTCTTTCACCACCTTCATATGAGTTCTCAAAAGTCACGTTATCTGTTGATCGAAGTTTATAATGACGAAAGCAATTCGCAATTGTATTTGCACGAACATCCATAGTCTATGCTGGAATTGCAAGATTCATAACCCTCCAAAAGACTTCTATAAAATCGACGACGATAATGCATCTTAAAAGCTCGTATGATCCTCGTGTCACAAGGTTGAGTGAGATTTGAATTATCATTGTTGTGTTTGCATAATACTCTTCGAATCTCGCCTGTCATTACTGTTTTTTTCACACCTTTAAGATGGGAAGCCATGTTGtgtgtttaatttgtttgtgttaacctatagtattttgatcttgtttatatagaaaatatttttaatgtccatAAAGTGATACATTGAACACAAAAGTATAATAAGGTGGGAGATTgaagatttttttcaaattgggtcattcatttgatatacaGTAAATACattgtatacaataattaagCGGAAGCTTAAATGTGTTTGTAAACTaagtattttactataaattaataaaatattaattaatatataaattaataattattaatttatcgattaattaataactcttttaattaataaattttgattgtcccaaatgtattattttatagagtttcTACTTTATTCAACGATTTTCACGGTCTTAactataataatcatatatgaAAAAGACAGAAGTTCAAATAAACATTGGTTGAGATGTTACACTAATTATCCTTTAAAATTAGATAAGTTtcaaaacacaaataaaaatcttaaataattaaagctATTGCTTCTTTTCATTTTACgataattagattttataattttattaatatttataattttatattattttacaattaaaaaataattttaaatttaaaagttttaaaaatatttttatttattttaataattaaattaatacaattaattttatataatgttatttattaataattatttttaaatttgttcatTATTTGCAGTGTTAAATACTAgtttttaataaactattttaaattaaaactagactataattattaaaagaaaaaaattatacactattaaaaacatcaaaagtGTTATCCTtatcttcttaaattaaaaaaaaaaattattattattatgaaatattattttattaattttatattttactttacaataaaaataaaatgatttattatatatataattaattaataaataacacggtaaaaataatatatttataaaactaattatattaattaatttatttaaataaataataatattttataaaattttaaatattaatttatttttaaactcgtacaaaatggtaaaatttaagagtattgaaaaagattttaccctatttattatttatataaagataGAGGCCCAAATAATAGAGGCCCAAACTAATGTTTGCcctaattattcatttataaaatgagAGACGCCCTTGAAACCTTCATAATGTTTTCTCTCCCTGGCGGCGATCCGTCCCGACCGGTCTTCTTCCCATGTTTTCTGTAGTTTTCTTTCTCTCCGTCCCTTCTTCTTCCCATGTTTTCTGTTGTTTTCTTTctcttcaaaattttcaattaattagttgCTATGGAATTATGTCAAGATTCATAGCAAAATTTATGCCTAGGATGATTTATATAGAACTTCCTGTAAATTCCGCCGTTGCCCGTCGCCAGTACCAGAACAGCCGATGCTTTTCCGGGTTAGCTGATTTGGGTGATTGGAGAGGTTTTGACGAAAGAACTCCATCAGCCTCAACCGTGGACCGAAGGTTTTGAGGATGGTTTTTAAGCTTTGGTAAATCCGTGACTACATCAAAGGATTTATGAAAAGTATTATTTAAGATTACATCAAAGgatataaatgtataaatattgtGTGTTTTTAATGAATGTTTAAACAATTGATAATGAAAATAGATGTTCCATTCTTGGCTATttctgtcattttttttttatgttttttggtcattttataatttttaatttgctctattgtttgaaataattaaattggtctattttcaaaagttgaaaaaatgttattacatcggttaaaaatatatttcattaattaattttaaaaacaatcaaactcatcTATTGAAATATGAcgaaaagtaattaataaacataattatcttcctctaatatatttttttacttactattaataacttttcaatctttatttccgttaataatttatttttttttatttattaattaataaataaatatatttacatattttattagttaatatatttatttatatattttgagagtaataatatatagagttaataaattaaataataaaatatataaatatatattttaaaatatatat includes:
- the LOC124941582 gene encoding uncharacterized protein LOC124941582, which codes for MDVRANTIANCFRHYKLRSTDNVTFENSYEGGERTQELQNLIKELGYRNAMDVEDVLTYPEENVVAQLLTDEEIIESVIGINKDDIDEEDDESSTMEPPSQNEAIKAAITLNNFF